A genomic window from Blastococcus saxobsidens DD2 includes:
- a CDS encoding FHA domain-containing protein: MPDRCEVLPGDAVVARRGGGLLWVDAPGSPALVSALHACLGVAGPGADRVLAAVGAQVSSLTSGGASFALVLTTDAGTGVALWGGKGQPAVDGVPVSGSSVDGGTLASGFSLGQSLYVGPGQSAPGTPPGVSYDLVEGTVPGSGATLHLAGPAPVGAPTAAAPAQSPFSAGTDAGFSASRGSASASAARPESGEQTAFWRPDPSDAAPVLRFDDGMVVTIDEDLVLGRRPDNHEMVSSGSARAVPIADTQNVLSSAHAALTRSGREVSLVDLGSLNGTHVAGPEATEWTQLEPGVAHPLSDGDRLLLGWTVITFEQPSE, translated from the coding sequence ATGCCCGACCGCTGTGAAGTCCTCCCCGGAGATGCCGTCGTCGCCCGCCGTGGCGGCGGCCTGCTGTGGGTCGACGCTCCCGGTTCGCCCGCCCTGGTGTCGGCTCTCCACGCCTGCCTGGGCGTGGCGGGCCCCGGTGCCGACCGCGTCCTGGCCGCCGTCGGGGCGCAGGTGAGCTCGCTCACCTCCGGCGGCGCCTCCTTCGCCCTCGTCCTGACGACCGACGCCGGTACCGGCGTCGCGCTCTGGGGGGGTAAGGGCCAGCCGGCCGTCGACGGCGTCCCCGTCTCCGGCTCGTCGGTGGACGGGGGCACGCTCGCGTCCGGCTTCTCGCTGGGGCAGTCGCTGTACGTCGGCCCCGGCCAGTCGGCCCCCGGCACCCCGCCGGGCGTGAGCTACGACCTCGTCGAGGGCACCGTGCCGGGGAGCGGCGCCACGCTGCACCTGGCCGGTCCCGCGCCGGTCGGCGCGCCCACGGCCGCAGCGCCGGCGCAGTCGCCGTTCTCGGCCGGCACCGACGCCGGTTTCAGCGCGAGCCGCGGCTCGGCGTCGGCGTCGGCGGCCCGCCCGGAATCCGGCGAGCAGACCGCCTTCTGGCGCCCCGACCCGTCGGACGCCGCGCCCGTCCTGCGCTTCGACGACGGCATGGTCGTCACGATCGACGAGGACCTCGTGCTCGGCCGGCGTCCCGACAACCACGAGATGGTGAGCAGCGGTTCGGCGCGGGCCGTGCCGATCGCCGACACCCAGAACGTCCTCTCCTCGGCGCACGCCGCGCTGACCCGCTCCGGCCGCGAGGTCTCGCTGGTCGACCTGGGCTCGCTCAACGGCACCCACGTCGCCGGCCCCGAGGCCACCGAGTGGACCCAGTTGGAGCCGGGGGTGGCCCACCCGCTCTCCGACGGCGACCGCCTGCTGCTGGGCTGGACGGTCATCACCTTCGAGCAGCCGTCGGAGTAG
- the glgP gene encoding alpha-glucan family phosphorylase — protein sequence MRALRRFTVRAALPEPLLPLSQLVMNLRWSWHAETRDLFETLDPDLWQSCGGDPVRALGEVSAERLAALAGDRRFVRRLTDAVDDLEEYLATPRWYQSLGAEAPATIAYFSAEFGITEVLPQYSGGLGILAGDHLKAASDLGVPLIGVGLLYRAGYFSQGLSADGWQLEHYPSLDPHGLPIKLLRHADGSAVVITVPLPEGRTLHAHVWRAQVGRVSLLLLDSDIEENAPAERLVTDRLYGGDEDHRLRQEMLLGIGGVRALRAYCSATGTAQPEVFHANEGHAGFQGVERIRELTEAHGLTFAEALQAVRAGTVFTTHTPVPAGIDRFPKALIERYFAGFGVPMDQLLPLGAEEDPSKFNMAHMGLRLGQRANGVSELHGHVSRGMFRDLWPGFDEGDVPIGSITNGVHAPTWTARELVEMGTQTSSQGDSVYVDGPVHFDGVDRIPAAELWATRRQLRARLVDEVRRRIRETALSRGATVAEVGWTDTAFDPDVLTIGFARRVPSYKRLTLMLRDPERLKALLLDPERPLQLVIAGKSHPADDGGKKLIQQMVAFADDPEIRHRIAFLPGYDIGMARYLYWGCDVWLNNPLRPLEACGTSGMKAALNGGLNLSIRDGWWDEWFDGQNGWAIPTADGVSDHDRRDEVEARAIYELLDNQVLPRFYETDRDGIPGRWVEMVRHTLRETGPKVLATRMVRDYVQALYVPAAGSTRAMATDGYAPARTEAAWRAHLLHHWHDVRVAHVEATGAGDTPEIGSTVALRAEVELPGLEPADVEVQAAYGRVDDADGLHEVTTVPMAHEHRDGSRHWFTATVPLERTGAFGYTVRVLPHSEYLADPAELGVVSTA from the coding sequence GTGCGTGCTCTCCGTCGGTTCACCGTCCGTGCAGCTCTTCCCGAGCCGCTCCTGCCGCTGTCCCAGTTGGTGATGAACCTCCGCTGGTCGTGGCACGCGGAGACCCGGGACCTGTTCGAGACCCTCGACCCCGATCTGTGGCAGAGCTGCGGCGGGGATCCGGTGCGCGCTCTCGGCGAGGTGTCGGCCGAACGGCTGGCGGCGCTGGCCGGCGACCGGCGCTTCGTCCGCCGGCTGACCGACGCGGTCGACGACCTGGAGGAGTACCTCGCGACCCCGCGCTGGTACCAGTCGCTGGGGGCCGAGGCGCCCGCGACGATCGCCTACTTCTCGGCGGAATTCGGCATCACCGAGGTGCTCCCGCAGTACTCCGGTGGGCTCGGCATCCTGGCGGGTGACCACCTCAAGGCGGCCTCCGACCTCGGCGTCCCGCTGATCGGTGTGGGGCTGCTCTACCGGGCCGGCTACTTCAGCCAGGGGCTGTCCGCCGACGGCTGGCAGCTGGAGCACTACCCGTCCCTCGACCCGCACGGTCTGCCCATCAAGCTGCTGCGCCACGCCGACGGCTCCGCCGTCGTCATCACCGTCCCGCTGCCCGAGGGGCGCACCCTGCACGCGCACGTCTGGCGGGCCCAGGTCGGCCGGGTCTCGCTGCTGCTGCTCGACAGCGACATCGAGGAGAACGCCCCGGCCGAGCGGCTGGTCACCGACCGCCTCTACGGCGGCGACGAGGACCACCGGCTCCGCCAGGAGATGCTGCTGGGCATCGGTGGCGTGCGGGCGCTCCGGGCGTACTGCTCGGCCACCGGCACCGCGCAGCCGGAGGTGTTCCACGCCAACGAGGGCCACGCCGGCTTCCAGGGCGTCGAGCGCATCCGCGAGCTCACCGAGGCCCACGGGCTCACCTTCGCCGAGGCCCTGCAGGCCGTCCGCGCGGGCACCGTGTTCACCACGCACACGCCGGTGCCCGCCGGCATCGACCGGTTCCCGAAGGCGCTCATCGAGCGCTACTTCGCCGGGTTCGGTGTGCCGATGGACCAGCTCCTCCCGCTGGGTGCCGAGGAGGACCCGTCGAAGTTCAACATGGCGCACATGGGGCTGCGCCTGGGGCAGCGCGCCAACGGAGTCAGCGAGCTGCACGGGCACGTCAGCCGGGGGATGTTCCGCGACCTGTGGCCGGGCTTCGACGAGGGCGACGTCCCGATCGGCTCGATCACCAACGGGGTGCACGCGCCGACCTGGACCGCCCGCGAACTGGTCGAGATGGGCACCCAGACCTCGAGCCAGGGTGACTCGGTGTACGTGGACGGCCCGGTGCACTTCGACGGGGTGGACCGGATCCCCGCCGCGGAGCTGTGGGCGACCCGTCGCCAGCTGCGGGCCCGCCTGGTCGACGAGGTCCGCCGCCGCATCCGGGAGACGGCGCTCTCGCGGGGCGCGACCGTGGCCGAGGTCGGCTGGACCGACACCGCCTTCGACCCCGACGTGCTCACCATCGGCTTCGCCCGGCGGGTGCCCTCGTACAAGCGGCTGACCCTCATGCTGCGCGATCCCGAGCGGCTGAAGGCCCTCCTGCTCGATCCGGAGCGTCCGCTGCAGCTGGTCATCGCCGGGAAGAGCCACCCGGCCGACGACGGCGGCAAGAAGCTCATCCAGCAGATGGTCGCGTTCGCCGACGACCCGGAGATCCGCCACCGGATCGCCTTCCTGCCCGGCTACGACATCGGCATGGCCCGTTACCTCTACTGGGGCTGCGACGTCTGGCTGAACAACCCGCTGCGCCCACTGGAGGCCTGCGGCACGTCGGGCATGAAGGCCGCGCTCAACGGCGGGCTGAACCTGTCCATCCGCGACGGCTGGTGGGACGAGTGGTTCGACGGCCAGAACGGCTGGGCGATCCCCACCGCGGACGGTGTCAGCGACCACGACCGGCGGGACGAGGTCGAGGCCCGGGCGATCTACGAGCTGCTGGACAACCAGGTGCTCCCGCGGTTCTACGAGACCGACCGCGACGGGATCCCGGGCCGGTGGGTGGAGATGGTCCGGCACACGCTGCGCGAGACCGGGCCCAAGGTGCTGGCCACCCGGATGGTCCGCGACTACGTGCAGGCTCTCTACGTACCGGCCGCCGGGTCCACCCGCGCCATGGCCACCGACGGCTACGCCCCGGCGCGCACCGAGGCCGCGTGGCGGGCGCACCTGCTGCACCACTGGCACGACGTCCGGGTCGCCCACGTGGAGGCGACCGGAGCCGGCGACACGCCGGAGATCGGGTCGACCGTGGCGCTGCGTGCCGAGGTGGAACTGCCCGGCCTCGAGCCGGCCGACGTGGAGGTGCAGGCGGCCTACGGCCGGGTGGACGACGCCGACGGGCTGCACGAGGTGACGACGGTGCCGATGGCCCACGAGCACAGAGACGGTTCGCGGCACTGGTTCACCGCCACGGTGCCCCTCGAGCGGACCGGTGCCTTCGGCTACACCGTGCGCGTGCTCCCGCACTCGGAGTACCTGGCCGATCCGGCGGAGCTCGGCGTGGTGAGCACTGCCTGA
- a CDS encoding alpha-1,4-glucan--maltose-1-phosphate maltosyltransferase codes for MNGRADLRLGITDVAPVVSCGSFSARAVVGEHLPITATVFREGHDAVAANVVWTAPGEDGSPAPFVRMAKLPPEPDRWIAGVVPDREGRWSFGIEAWSDPLATWKHAVEVKVEAGQGPDELANDLEEGARLLDRVAAEADGEWRNRAAAAAAALRDSSQELTVRIAPALAAGLQRYLHDHPVRELVTRSPRYEVFVDRREALYGSWYEFFPRSEGPVVGGVSTHGTLTTAGDRLPAIADMGFDVVYLPPIHPIGTVNRKGPNSPQFPGGNPHDIGPDEVGSPWAIGSAEGGHDAVHPQLGTMDDFRAFVQRTRDLGMEVALDLALQAAPDHPWVREHPEWFTTKPDGTIAYAENPPKKYQDIYPINFDNDPEGLYAEVLRVVRVWMDAGVRIFRVDNPHTKPLNFWHWLIWEVKKTDPDVLFLAEAFTRPAMMHQLARIGFTQSYTYFTWRTGRGELEEYGSELATNSHYMRPNFFVNTPDILHESLQFGGPPMFKIRAVLASMLSPTWGVYSGFELFEHVAVKPGSEEYLDSEKYQLRPRDWAGAEASGRSLAPYLRRLNEVRRAHPALQQLRTLRFHQVDNPNLLCFTKTDTGSQDAVLVVVNLSSRDTHIGTTALDLPALGLDWHERFAVTDELTGARYDWGQFNYVELDPYREPAHVFAVTFPRTVQFPPPVD; via the coding sequence ATGAATGGCCGCGCTGACCTCCGCCTCGGCATCACCGATGTCGCCCCCGTCGTGTCCTGCGGGTCCTTCTCGGCCCGCGCGGTCGTCGGGGAACACCTGCCGATCACCGCCACCGTCTTCCGCGAGGGCCACGACGCCGTCGCGGCGAACGTGGTCTGGACCGCCCCCGGCGAGGACGGCTCGCCCGCGCCCTTCGTGCGCATGGCGAAGCTCCCCCCGGAACCCGACCGCTGGATCGCCGGCGTCGTCCCGGACCGGGAGGGGCGGTGGTCGTTCGGCATCGAGGCGTGGAGCGACCCGCTGGCCACGTGGAAGCACGCCGTCGAGGTGAAGGTCGAGGCAGGCCAGGGGCCCGACGAGCTCGCCAACGACCTCGAGGAGGGCGCCCGGCTGCTCGACCGGGTCGCCGCCGAGGCCGACGGCGAGTGGCGGAACCGCGCCGCCGCGGCCGCCGCGGCCCTGCGCGACTCCTCCCAGGAGCTCACCGTCCGCATCGCGCCGGCGCTCGCGGCGGGTCTCCAGCGCTACCTCCACGACCACCCGGTGCGCGAGCTGGTCACCCGGTCGCCGCGGTACGAGGTGTTCGTCGACCGGCGCGAAGCGCTCTACGGCTCCTGGTACGAGTTCTTCCCCCGCTCGGAGGGCCCCGTCGTCGGCGGTGTGTCGACGCACGGGACGCTCACCACCGCCGGTGACCGGCTGCCCGCGATCGCCGACATGGGCTTCGACGTCGTCTACCTGCCGCCGATCCACCCGATCGGCACGGTCAACCGCAAGGGCCCGAACTCCCCGCAGTTCCCCGGCGGCAACCCGCACGACATCGGGCCGGACGAGGTCGGGTCACCCTGGGCCATCGGCAGCGCCGAGGGCGGGCACGACGCCGTGCACCCGCAGCTCGGCACGATGGACGACTTCCGTGCGTTCGTGCAGCGCACCCGCGACCTCGGCATGGAGGTCGCCCTCGACCTGGCGCTGCAGGCGGCGCCCGACCACCCGTGGGTCCGCGAGCACCCGGAGTGGTTCACCACCAAGCCCGACGGCACGATCGCCTACGCGGAGAACCCGCCGAAGAAGTACCAGGACATCTACCCGATCAACTTCGACAACGACCCCGAGGGCCTCTACGCCGAGGTGCTGCGGGTCGTGCGGGTGTGGATGGACGCCGGCGTGCGGATCTTCCGCGTCGACAACCCGCACACCAAGCCGCTGAACTTCTGGCACTGGCTGATCTGGGAGGTCAAGAAGACCGACCCGGACGTGCTGTTCCTCGCCGAGGCGTTCACCCGGCCGGCGATGATGCACCAGCTGGCCCGGATCGGGTTCACGCAGTCCTACACGTACTTCACCTGGCGGACCGGGCGCGGCGAGCTCGAGGAGTACGGCAGCGAGCTGGCCACCAACAGCCACTACATGCGGCCGAACTTCTTCGTGAACACGCCGGACATCCTGCACGAGTCGCTGCAGTTCGGCGGCCCGCCGATGTTCAAGATCCGCGCCGTGCTCGCCTCGATGCTGAGCCCGACGTGGGGCGTCTACTCCGGGTTCGAGCTGTTCGAGCACGTGGCGGTGAAACCGGGCAGCGAGGAGTACCTCGACAGCGAGAAGTACCAGCTGCGTCCCCGGGACTGGGCCGGCGCCGAGGCGTCGGGCCGCAGCCTCGCCCCGTACCTGCGCCGGCTCAACGAGGTCCGGCGGGCGCACCCGGCGCTGCAGCAGCTGCGCACGCTGCGGTTCCACCAGGTCGACAACCCGAACCTGCTCTGCTTCACCAAGACCGATACCGGGTCGCAGGACGCCGTGCTCGTCGTCGTGAACCTCTCCAGCCGGGACACCCACATCGGGACGACGGCGCTGGACCTGCCCGCGCTCGGACTGGACTGGCACGAGCGCTTCGCGGTCACCGACGAGCTCACCGGCGCCCGCTACGACTGGGGTCAGTTCAACTACGTGGAGCTCGATCCCTACCGGGAGCCGGCGCACGTCTTCGCGGTCACCTTCCCGCGGACCGTGCAGTTCCCCCCGCCGGTCGACTGA
- the treS gene encoding maltose alpha-D-glucosyltransferase, with the protein MTVPVPDSRSNHSPLPPPGTDPEWYKRAVFYEVLVRGFADSNADGVGDLRGMIDKLDYLQWLGVDCLWLPPFFASPLRDGGYDVSDYTAVLPEFGDIEDFHEFLDAAHARGMRVIIDFVMNHTSDQHPWFQASRSDPDGDYGDFYVWADDDTGYADARIIFVDTESSNWTFDPVRKQYFWHRFFSHQPDLNFENPKVREAIIDALRFWLDLGIDGFRLDAVPYLFEEEGTNCENLPRTHEFLKEVRTVVDANYPDTVLLCEANQWPADVVEYFGENGDECQMAFHFPVMPRLFMAVRREQRFPISEIMAQTPDIPDNCQWGVFLRNHDELTLEMVTDEERDYMWDEYAKDPRMKANIGIRRRLAPLLDNDVNTLELFNALLLSLPGSPVLYYGDEIGMGDNIWLGDRDGVRTPMQWTPDRNGGFSSADPQRMYLPLNGDPVYGFQVTNVESQLRNSNSLLQWLRRMIQVRGQHPTFGLGSYAEIGSRNPTVLSFVREFGDDVVLCVNNLSRFPQPVELDLRRFEGYTPIELTGRVEFPQIGVLPYMLTLAGHGFYWFELSKPTEPAPDEHEDWANATSSAVADSLLAAGVVSAADDTPSDQSGGPR; encoded by the coding sequence ATGACCGTTCCCGTCCCCGACTCCCGCAGCAACCACTCCCCGCTCCCGCCGCCCGGGACCGATCCGGAGTGGTACAAGCGCGCGGTCTTCTACGAGGTGCTGGTGCGCGGCTTCGCCGACAGCAACGCCGACGGCGTCGGCGACCTGCGCGGCATGATCGACAAGCTGGACTACCTGCAGTGGCTCGGCGTCGACTGCCTGTGGCTGCCGCCGTTCTTCGCCTCGCCCCTGCGTGACGGCGGCTACGACGTCAGCGACTACACCGCCGTCCTGCCGGAGTTCGGCGACATCGAGGACTTCCACGAGTTCCTCGACGCGGCCCACGCCCGCGGCATGCGCGTGATCATCGACTTCGTCATGAACCACACCTCGGACCAGCATCCCTGGTTCCAGGCCAGCCGGAGCGATCCGGACGGCGACTACGGCGACTTCTACGTATGGGCCGACGACGACACCGGCTACGCCGACGCGCGGATCATCTTCGTCGACACCGAGAGCTCGAACTGGACGTTCGACCCGGTGCGCAAGCAGTACTTCTGGCACCGGTTCTTCTCCCACCAGCCCGACCTGAACTTCGAGAACCCGAAGGTCCGGGAGGCGATCATCGACGCCCTCCGGTTCTGGCTGGACCTGGGCATCGACGGCTTCCGGCTCGACGCCGTGCCCTACCTCTTCGAGGAGGAGGGCACCAACTGCGAGAACCTGCCGCGCACCCACGAGTTCCTCAAGGAGGTGCGCACAGTCGTCGACGCCAACTACCCCGACACGGTGCTGCTCTGCGAGGCCAACCAGTGGCCGGCCGATGTCGTCGAGTACTTCGGCGAGAACGGTGACGAGTGCCAGATGGCGTTCCACTTCCCGGTCATGCCGCGCCTGTTCATGGCGGTGCGCCGGGAGCAGCGCTTCCCGATCTCGGAGATCATGGCGCAGACACCGGACATCCCGGACAACTGCCAGTGGGGCGTCTTCCTCCGCAACCACGACGAGCTGACGCTCGAGATGGTCACCGACGAAGAGCGCGACTACATGTGGGACGAGTACGCCAAGGACCCGCGCATGAAGGCCAACATCGGCATCCGCCGTCGGCTGGCCCCACTGCTCGACAACGACGTCAACACCCTGGAGCTGTTCAACGCGCTGCTGCTGTCGCTCCCGGGCTCGCCGGTCCTCTACTACGGCGACGAGATCGGCATGGGCGACAACATCTGGCTCGGTGACCGCGACGGCGTCCGGACCCCGATGCAGTGGACACCCGACCGCAACGGTGGGTTCTCCAGCGCCGACCCGCAGCGGATGTACCTGCCGCTGAACGGAGACCCCGTCTACGGCTTCCAGGTCACCAACGTCGAGTCGCAGCTGCGCAACAGCAACTCGCTGCTGCAGTGGCTGCGCCGGATGATCCAGGTCCGGGGCCAGCACCCCACCTTCGGCCTGGGCAGCTACGCGGAGATCGGGTCCCGCAACCCGACGGTGCTGTCGTTCGTCCGCGAGTTCGGCGACGACGTGGTGCTGTGCGTGAACAACCTGTCGCGGTTCCCGCAGCCGGTGGAGCTGGACCTGCGGCGGTTCGAGGGCTACACCCCGATCGAGCTCACCGGCCGGGTGGAGTTCCCGCAGATCGGCGTCCTGCCGTACATGCTGACCCTCGCCGGGCACGGCTTCTACTGGTTCGAGCTCTCCAAGCCCACCGAGCCGGCTCCCGACGAGCACGAGGACTGGGCCAACGCCACGTCCAGTGCCGTCGCCGACTCCCTGCTGGCCGCCGGGGTGGTCAGCGCCGCTGACGACACCCCGTCCGACCAGTCCGGAGGCCCCCGATGA
- a CDS encoding maltokinase N-terminal cap-like domain-containing protein, producing the protein MSALTELFREWIPQQRWFGGKGREWADVTEEGFFLDRGNPVLSVHRVHIEYTDGVRETYLVPLSWRDQQADELESAFVGAVASEGNETFAYDAMRDREATAPWLIHLAQGSSVGPMHFSPAGEGDIPEGLPGDIVSTEQSNTSLVYGQEAIFKLFRRLEPGLNPDVEVHGALRRADNPHIASLLGHVEIDDPSGAEPATVAMLQTFVPNASDGWRLATASVRDLYAEGDLHADEVGGDFAADSERLGAATASVHADMAEVLPTEAAAAEWFTTVSRQMSERLDAAIEVVPQLAEHADGLREVYAAVAGTEERVVRQRVHGDLHLGQVLRTATGWIILDFEGEPARPLASRRELDSPLRDVAGMLRSFDYAARHLLVEQPEDPQREYRAQEWAARNRAAFCAGYSHARGLDPCGDSPLLRALEADKAVYECVYEARNRPHWLMIPLQSLARLAGRD; encoded by the coding sequence ATGAGCGCACTGACCGAGCTGTTCCGCGAGTGGATCCCGCAGCAGCGGTGGTTCGGCGGCAAGGGGCGGGAGTGGGCCGACGTGACCGAGGAGGGCTTCTTCCTCGACCGCGGGAACCCCGTGCTGTCCGTGCACCGGGTGCACATCGAGTACACCGACGGCGTCCGCGAGACCTACCTCGTGCCGCTGTCCTGGCGCGACCAGCAGGCCGACGAGCTGGAGTCGGCGTTCGTCGGCGCGGTCGCGAGCGAGGGGAACGAGACGTTCGCCTACGACGCGATGCGGGACCGGGAGGCCACCGCGCCCTGGCTGATCCACCTGGCCCAGGGATCGTCGGTCGGCCCGATGCACTTCTCCCCCGCCGGCGAAGGCGACATCCCGGAGGGTCTGCCCGGCGACATCGTCTCCACCGAGCAGAGCAACACCTCGCTGGTCTACGGCCAGGAGGCGATCTTCAAGCTGTTCCGGCGGCTCGAGCCCGGGCTGAACCCCGACGTGGAGGTCCACGGTGCGCTGCGCCGGGCGGACAACCCGCACATCGCCTCGCTGCTGGGGCACGTGGAGATCGACGACCCGTCGGGGGCCGAGCCCGCCACCGTGGCCATGCTCCAGACGTTCGTGCCCAACGCCAGCGACGGCTGGCGGCTGGCCACCGCGAGCGTGCGTGACCTCTACGCCGAAGGCGACCTGCACGCCGACGAGGTGGGCGGCGACTTCGCGGCCGACAGCGAGCGGCTGGGCGCGGCCACGGCATCCGTGCACGCCGACATGGCGGAGGTCCTGCCCACGGAGGCAGCCGCGGCCGAGTGGTTCACCACCGTCTCGCGGCAGATGTCCGAGCGGCTCGACGCGGCGATCGAGGTCGTGCCTCAGCTGGCGGAGCACGCCGACGGCCTCCGGGAGGTGTACGCCGCGGTCGCCGGTACCGAGGAGCGGGTGGTCCGCCAGCGGGTGCACGGCGACCTCCACCTCGGCCAGGTGCTGCGCACCGCGACCGGCTGGATCATCCTCGACTTCGAGGGGGAGCCCGCCCGCCCGCTGGCGTCCCGCCGCGAGCTCGACAGCCCGCTGCGCGACGTGGCCGGGATGCTGCGCAGCTTCGACTACGCCGCCCGGCACCTGCTCGTCGAGCAGCCGGAGGACCCGCAGCGCGAGTACCGCGCCCAGGAGTGGGCGGCCCGCAACCGGGCCGCCTTCTGCGCCGGCTACTCGCACGCCAGGGGGCTCGACCCGTGCGGGGATTCACCACTCCTTCGGGCGTTGGAGGCGGACAAGGCGGTTTACGAATGCGTCTACGAGGCGAGGAACCGTCCGCACTGGCTGATGATCCCGCTCCAGTCGCTGGCCCGGCTCGCCGGCCGCGACTGA